The Petropleomorpha daqingensis genome includes a window with the following:
- a CDS encoding peptidylprolyl isomerase — MPTNKQRRQAAQRRLQRQIERRAELQRKRRRNLLVIGVVVAVIVVGGAAWLIAGLGNGKDSSSASASDTPASTCQFTPDSTENPNLKDVGTPSGDVPTSGLVNLAMNTNFGTLTLALDQAKAPCASASFIYLAQQKFFDNTPCHRETASEGLKVLQCGDPSGTGSGGPTYQFPTKVTGSETYPRGTVAMANSGQGFDGSQFFLVYGDSQLPPNYTVVGTIDDAGLQVLDTIAANGNNGANGPGDGAPNQPVTITSMTVGS, encoded by the coding sequence GTGCCGACCAACAAGCAGCGGCGGCAGGCTGCCCAGCGCCGCCTCCAGCGCCAGATCGAGCGACGGGCCGAGCTGCAGCGCAAGCGCCGGCGCAACCTGCTCGTCATCGGGGTCGTGGTCGCCGTGATCGTGGTCGGCGGCGCCGCCTGGCTGATCGCCGGGCTCGGCAACGGCAAGGACAGCTCCAGCGCGTCCGCGAGCGACACGCCCGCCAGCACCTGCCAGTTCACGCCGGACAGCACGGAGAACCCGAACCTCAAGGACGTCGGCACGCCCTCGGGCGACGTCCCCACGTCCGGCCTGGTGAACCTGGCGATGAACACGAACTTCGGCACGCTGACGCTCGCGCTCGACCAGGCGAAGGCCCCGTGCGCGTCGGCCAGCTTCATCTACCTGGCGCAGCAGAAGTTCTTCGACAACACGCCCTGCCACCGCGAGACCGCCAGCGAGGGTCTCAAGGTGCTGCAGTGCGGGGACCCGTCGGGCACCGGTTCGGGCGGCCCGACCTACCAGTTCCCGACCAAGGTCACCGGCAGCGAGACCTACCCCCGCGGCACGGTGGCGATGGCCAACAGCGGGCAGGGCTTCGACGGCAGCCAGTTCTTCCTCGTCTACGGCGACAGCCAGCTCCCGCCGAACTACACCGTGGTCGGCACGATCGACGACGCGGGCCTGCAGGTGCTCGACACGATCGCGGCCAACGGGAACAACGGCGCCAACGGTCCCGGCGACGGCGCCCCGAACCAGCCGGTCACGATCACCTCGATGACCGTCGGCAGTTGA
- the secF gene encoding protein translocase subunit SecF: protein MSPRDTKGPVPVGTDADEDEVLASTVEDDAAAAADDAALEDAGLPHEEEGGRRSSRPPRKASLAHRLYNGEAGLDVVGKSKLIYRITAVVVLICLASMIFRGFNFGIEFAGGNSFRVPGTSAEITTVQNAAADAGADVASAQVVGGDSILVRTGQLSAAEERQVVTAVADAAGVSENEVTQQAVSAAWGQDVTKQALIGLIVFLVAVVLFLAVRFQPKMAFAAIAALIHDLIITAGVYSIIGFEVTPSTVIGLLTILGFSLYDTVVVFDKVDENTKGLASGARMTWGEAANLAVNQTLMRSINTSVIALLPVAGLLFVGAGLLGVGTLKDLALVLFVGLAAGTYSSIFLATPIVADLKEREPEQVQLRKRVLARRASAARAASARAEGGRVAVASARRAGGTATRSTGVAVAERDELPGRVAADVVIESPDSVRPEPGSGGTTAPRPGARPQRPGNRKASGKKRR from the coding sequence ATGAGCCCGCGCGACACCAAGGGCCCCGTCCCGGTGGGAACGGACGCCGACGAGGACGAGGTCCTCGCGTCGACCGTCGAGGACGACGCCGCTGCCGCAGCCGACGACGCCGCTCTCGAGGACGCCGGGCTGCCGCACGAGGAGGAGGGCGGCCGCCGCAGCAGCCGTCCGCCGCGCAAGGCGTCGCTGGCGCACCGCCTCTACAACGGCGAGGCCGGTCTCGACGTCGTCGGCAAGAGCAAGCTGATCTACCGGATCACCGCCGTCGTCGTCCTCATCTGCCTGGCCTCGATGATCTTCCGGGGCTTCAACTTCGGCATCGAGTTCGCCGGTGGCAACAGCTTCCGGGTGCCCGGCACCAGCGCCGAGATCACGACGGTCCAGAACGCGGCGGCCGACGCCGGCGCCGACGTCGCCAGCGCCCAGGTGGTCGGCGGCGACTCGATCCTGGTCCGCACCGGTCAGCTGTCGGCGGCCGAGGAGCGTCAGGTGGTCACGGCGGTGGCCGACGCCGCCGGCGTGTCGGAGAACGAGGTCACCCAGCAGGCGGTCAGCGCCGCCTGGGGGCAGGACGTCACGAAGCAGGCCCTCATCGGCCTGATCGTCTTCCTGGTCGCCGTCGTGCTGTTCCTGGCCGTGCGGTTCCAGCCGAAGATGGCGTTCGCCGCGATCGCCGCGCTCATCCACGACCTGATCATCACCGCCGGCGTGTACTCGATCATCGGCTTCGAGGTCACGCCCTCGACGGTGATCGGCCTGCTGACCATCCTCGGGTTCTCGCTCTATGACACCGTCGTCGTCTTCGACAAGGTGGACGAGAACACCAAGGGTCTGGCCAGCGGTGCCCGCATGACGTGGGGCGAGGCGGCCAACCTGGCGGTCAACCAGACCCTCATGCGGTCGATCAACACCTCGGTGATCGCGCTGCTGCCGGTCGCCGGGCTGCTGTTCGTCGGCGCCGGCCTGCTCGGCGTCGGCACGCTCAAGGACCTCGCCCTCGTGCTGTTCGTCGGTCTGGCCGCCGGCACCTACTCGTCGATCTTCCTGGCGACGCCGATCGTGGCCGACCTCAAGGAGCGCGAGCCGGAGCAGGTGCAGCTGCGCAAGCGGGTGCTCGCCCGCCGTGCCTCGGCGGCCCGGGCTGCCTCGGCACGGGCCGAGGGCGGCCGCGTGGCCGTGGCCAGCGCCCGCCGTGCCGGGGGCACCGCGACCCGGAGCACCGGCGTCGCCGTGGCCGAGCGCGACGAGCTGCCCGGCCGGGTGGCGGCCGACGTCGTCATCGAGTCGCCGGACTCGGTCCGGCCGGAGCCGGGGAGCGGCGGCACCACCGCGCCGCGTCCGGGCGCCCGGCCGCAGCGGCCCGGCAACCGCAAGGCGAGCGGCAAGAAGCGCCGGTGA
- a CDS encoding adenine phosphoribosyltransferase: MSTLPAHEPLDALIAGLAVDVPDFPTPGVVFRDLTPVFADAAAFRRMVDGLAAPALSDPRAAAVADGRAGPGFDVVAGVEARGFLLAAAVALDAGTGVVPIRKAGKLPREAIAAGYELEYGTAALELHTDAIHPGQRVLLVDDVLATGGTLGAAISLIEQLGGVVTAVSVVIELTALGGRQRVAPHTVHALWTT, translated from the coding sequence GTGAGCACGCTTCCGGCGCACGAGCCGCTCGACGCGCTCATCGCCGGTCTCGCCGTCGACGTCCCCGACTTCCCGACCCCGGGCGTCGTCTTCCGGGACCTCACCCCGGTCTTCGCCGACGCCGCGGCCTTCCGCCGCATGGTGGACGGCCTGGCCGCCCCGGCGCTGTCCGACCCGCGGGCGGCGGCGGTGGCCGACGGCCGGGCCGGCCCGGGCTTCGACGTCGTGGCCGGTGTGGAGGCGCGCGGGTTCCTGCTCGCCGCCGCGGTGGCGCTGGACGCCGGTACCGGCGTGGTGCCGATCCGCAAGGCGGGCAAGCTGCCGCGCGAGGCGATCGCCGCCGGCTACGAGCTCGAGTACGGCACCGCCGCGCTCGAGCTGCACACCGACGCGATCCACCCCGGGCAGCGCGTGCTGCTCGTCGACGACGTGCTCGCCACCGGCGGCACGCTGGGGGCGGCGATCTCGCTGATCGAGCAGCTGGGCGGTGTGGTGACCGCGGTTTCCGTCGTCATCGAGCTCACCGCCCTCGGCGGTCGGCAGCGGGTCGCGCCGCACACCGTGCACGCCCTCTGGACGACGTAG
- a CDS encoding aldo/keto reductase — protein MEQRPLGRTGADVSVVGLGTWQLGGDWGDVDDDTAADVLDAALDAGVTLLDTADVYGDGRSEERIRKALVARAERPFVATKAGRRADPFEAAQYTPENLRAWIDRSRRNLGVDTLDLVQLHCPPTAVYSDQRVYDALDSFVEDDAIAAYGVSVETVAEGLTALEHPGVQTIQVILNVFRRKPLEELLPAAAKAQVGVLARVPLASGLLTGKFSESTTFAADDHRNFNRNGEAFDVGETFAGVPYEVGVQAAREFVEICGDRKPAAVALRWVIQQPGVTAVIPGASSVAQARGNAEAAELPALTDSELADLERLYDERIRAHVHDRW, from the coding sequence ATGGAGCAGCGACCTCTCGGACGGACGGGGGCCGACGTCAGCGTCGTCGGCCTGGGCACCTGGCAGCTCGGCGGCGACTGGGGGGACGTCGACGACGACACGGCGGCCGACGTCCTCGACGCCGCGCTCGACGCGGGGGTGACCCTGCTCGACACCGCCGACGTCTACGGCGACGGCCGCTCCGAGGAGCGCATCCGCAAGGCGCTGGTGGCCCGCGCCGAGCGCCCGTTCGTGGCCACCAAGGCCGGCCGCCGGGCCGACCCCTTCGAGGCCGCCCAGTACACGCCCGAGAACCTGCGCGCCTGGATCGACCGGTCGCGGCGCAACCTCGGCGTCGACACCCTCGACCTGGTGCAGCTGCACTGCCCGCCGACCGCGGTCTACTCCGACCAGCGGGTGTACGACGCGCTCGACTCGTTCGTCGAGGACGACGCCATCGCCGCGTACGGGGTCTCGGTGGAGACCGTGGCCGAGGGGCTGACCGCGCTCGAGCACCCCGGCGTGCAGACGATCCAGGTGATCCTCAACGTCTTCCGCCGCAAGCCGCTGGAGGAGCTGCTGCCGGCGGCGGCCAAGGCGCAGGTCGGCGTCCTGGCGCGGGTGCCGCTGGCCAGCGGGCTGCTGACCGGCAAGTTCAGCGAGTCGACCACGTTCGCCGCCGACGACCACCGGAACTTCAACCGGAACGGCGAGGCCTTCGACGTCGGCGAGACGTTCGCCGGCGTCCCGTACGAGGTGGGCGTGCAGGCCGCGCGGGAGTTCGTGGAGATCTGCGGCGACCGCAAGCCGGCCGCCGTCGCGCTGCGCTGGGTGATCCAGCAGCCCGGGGTCACCGCGGTGATCCCCGGAGCGAGCAGCGTCGCCCAGGCCCGCGGCAATGCGGAGGCGGCCGAGCTGCCCGCTTTGACAGACTCGGAGCTGGCCGACCTCGAGCGGCTCTACGACGAGCGCATCCGCGCCCACGTGCACGACCGCTGGTAA
- the aspS gene encoding aspartate--tRNA ligase — MLRTHDAGTLRASDAGSTVTLAGWVARRRDHGGVVFVDLRDASGYVQVVVREEEAHALRNEFCVLVTGEVRRRPEGNENPELPTGEIEIATSELRVLSAAAPLPFPVETDAAAGDEVRYKYRYLDLRRQGPAQAMRLRSEVNRIARGVMARHGFVEVETPTLTASTPEGARDFLVPVRLQPGKWYALPQSPQLFKQLLMIGGLERYYQIARCFRDEDFRADRQPEFTQLDFEMSFVERDDVLAVAEEVVRALWRELASYDVPEIPRMTYREAMDRFGSDKPDLRFGLELTELTSYFADTPFRVFQAPYVGAVVMPGGGAQPRRAFDAWQDWAKSRGARGLAYVTVGDDGTLGGPVAKNISDEERAGLVEAVGAKPGDCVFFAAGARRPSQELLGAARNEIARRLELIEPGTWSFLFVVDFPMFEETEDGEWTFMHHPFTSPTPEWRETFAEDKGAALSDAYDMVVNGNELMSGSVRIHDAALQEKVFQTLGMSQEEARARFGFFLEAFAYGPPPHAGAAIGWDRTCALLSGVDSIREVIAFPKTGAGYDPLTGAPTPISEAQRKEAGIDAKPEEPPLPGEPGAPGPTNPAH; from the coding sequence GTGCTCCGCACCCACGACGCCGGCACGCTGCGCGCGTCCGACGCCGGTTCCACCGTCACCCTCGCCGGCTGGGTGGCCCGCCGCCGCGACCACGGCGGCGTGGTCTTCGTCGACCTGCGCGACGCCTCGGGTTACGTGCAGGTCGTCGTCCGCGAGGAGGAGGCGCACGCCCTCCGCAACGAGTTCTGCGTGCTGGTCACCGGTGAGGTCCGCCGCCGGCCCGAGGGCAACGAGAACCCCGAGCTGCCGACCGGCGAGATCGAGATCGCGACCAGCGAGCTGCGGGTGCTGTCGGCGGCCGCGCCGCTGCCGTTCCCGGTCGAGACCGACGCGGCCGCCGGCGACGAGGTCCGCTACAAGTACCGCTACCTCGACCTGCGCCGGCAGGGTCCCGCGCAGGCGATGCGGCTGCGGTCGGAGGTCAACCGGATCGCCCGCGGCGTCATGGCGCGGCACGGCTTCGTCGAGGTCGAGACGCCGACGCTGACCGCCTCGACCCCGGAGGGCGCGCGCGACTTCCTCGTGCCGGTGCGGCTGCAGCCGGGCAAGTGGTACGCGCTGCCGCAGTCGCCGCAGCTGTTCAAGCAGCTGCTCATGATCGGCGGGCTCGAGCGGTACTACCAGATCGCCCGCTGCTTCCGGGACGAGGACTTCCGCGCCGACCGGCAGCCGGAGTTCACCCAGCTGGACTTCGAGATGAGCTTCGTCGAGCGCGACGACGTCCTGGCCGTGGCGGAGGAGGTCGTCCGGGCGCTGTGGCGGGAGCTGGCGTCCTACGACGTCCCCGAGATCCCGCGGATGACCTACCGCGAGGCGATGGACCGCTTCGGCTCGGACAAGCCCGACCTGCGCTTCGGCCTCGAGCTCACCGAGCTGACCTCGTACTTCGCCGACACGCCGTTCCGGGTCTTCCAGGCGCCCTACGTCGGCGCCGTCGTCATGCCGGGCGGCGGTGCGCAGCCGCGGCGGGCGTTCGACGCCTGGCAGGACTGGGCCAAGTCGCGCGGCGCCCGCGGGCTGGCCTACGTCACGGTCGGGGACGACGGCACGCTCGGCGGGCCGGTGGCCAAGAACATCTCCGACGAGGAGCGCGCCGGTCTCGTCGAGGCCGTCGGCGCGAAGCCCGGCGACTGCGTCTTCTTCGCGGCCGGCGCCCGTCGGCCCTCGCAGGAGCTGCTCGGCGCGGCGCGCAACGAGATCGCCCGCCGGCTGGAGCTGATCGAGCCGGGCACGTGGTCGTTCCTGTTCGTCGTCGACTTCCCGATGTTCGAGGAGACCGAGGACGGCGAGTGGACGTTCATGCACCACCCGTTCACCTCGCCCACCCCGGAGTGGCGGGAGACCTTCGCCGAGGACAAGGGCGCCGCGCTGTCCGATGCCTACGACATGGTGGTCAACGGCAACGAGCTGATGAGCGGCTCGGTGCGTATCCACGACGCCGCGCTGCAGGAGAAGGTCTTCCAGACCCTCGGCATGTCGCAGGAGGAGGCCCGGGCGCGGTTCGGCTTCTTCCTCGAGGCGTTCGCCTACGGCCCGCCGCCGCACGCCGGCGCGGCGATCGGCTGGGACCGCACCTGCGCGCTGCTGTCGGGCGTGGACTCGATCCGCGAGGTCATCGCCTTCCCGAAGACCGGCGCCGGGTACGACCCGCTGACCGGGGCGCCGACGCCGATCTCCGAGGCGCAGCGCAAGGAGGCCGGCATCGACGCCAAGCCGGAGGAGCCGCCGCTGCCCGGCGAGCCCGGCGCCCCCGGGCCGACCAACCCGGCGCACTGA
- the hisS gene encoding histidine--tRNA ligase, whose amino-acid sequence MTDQIMRAPKGTFDVLPPDSERFLAVRETLTAPLRRAGYGYVETPVFEDTAVFSRGVGESTDVVTKEMYTFDDRGGRSLTLRPELTAGLMRAFIEHRLHTGALPVKLWTVGSAFRYERPQAGRYRHFTQVDMEALGVDDPALDAEVVALGVQGFRDLGLTDFELLLTSLGDSSDRPQYREKLVAFLEKLDLDEDTRRRAEINPLRVLDDKRPEVQAQLDDAPLMVDHLSDASKAHYDAVRQYLTDLGVTWTEAPKLVRGLDYYTKTTFEFVHSGLGAQSAIGGGGRYDGLSAALGGPDVSGIGYAMGVDRTLLAVEAEGLDIVPATGVQAFVVPLGAEAKRLAVRLVGRLRQAGISADTVYGDRGLKGAMKAADRSGASHAVVIGERDLAEGVGQLRDLRSGEQTAVPVEKLFERLRDTVGR is encoded by the coding sequence GTGACCGACCAGATCATGCGTGCCCCCAAGGGCACGTTCGACGTGCTGCCCCCGGACTCCGAGCGGTTCCTCGCCGTCCGCGAGACGCTGACCGCGCCGCTGCGGCGGGCCGGCTACGGCTACGTCGAGACGCCGGTGTTCGAGGACACCGCCGTCTTCTCCCGCGGGGTGGGGGAGTCCACCGACGTCGTGACGAAGGAGATGTACACCTTCGACGACCGCGGCGGCCGCTCGCTGACGCTGCGCCCGGAGCTGACCGCGGGCCTGATGCGGGCGTTCATCGAGCACCGGCTGCACACCGGCGCGCTGCCGGTGAAGCTGTGGACCGTCGGCTCGGCGTTCCGCTACGAGCGGCCGCAGGCCGGCCGCTACCGGCACTTCACCCAGGTCGACATGGAGGCGCTCGGCGTCGACGACCCGGCGCTGGACGCCGAGGTGGTCGCGCTGGGCGTGCAGGGCTTCCGCGACCTCGGCCTCACCGACTTCGAGCTGCTGCTCACCTCGCTCGGCGACTCCAGCGACCGGCCGCAGTACCGGGAGAAGCTGGTCGCCTTCCTGGAGAAGCTGGACCTCGACGAGGACACCCGGCGCCGGGCGGAGATCAACCCGCTGCGCGTGCTCGACGACAAGCGACCCGAGGTGCAGGCGCAGCTGGACGACGCCCCGCTGATGGTCGACCACCTGTCGGACGCGTCGAAGGCGCACTACGACGCCGTCCGGCAGTACCTGACCGACCTGGGCGTCACCTGGACCGAGGCGCCGAAGCTGGTCCGCGGCCTGGACTACTACACGAAGACGACCTTCGAGTTCGTGCACTCCGGGCTCGGCGCGCAGTCGGCGATCGGCGGCGGCGGGCGCTACGACGGGCTGTCGGCGGCGCTCGGCGGCCCGGACGTGAGCGGCATCGGCTACGCCATGGGGGTCGACCGCACGCTGCTCGCGGTGGAGGCCGAGGGGCTGGACATCGTGCCGGCCACCGGCGTGCAGGCGTTCGTCGTCCCGCTGGGCGCGGAGGCCAAGCGTCTGGCGGTCCGGCTGGTGGGGCGGCTGCGGCAGGCCGGCATCTCCGCCGACACCGTCTACGGCGACCGCGGGCTCAAGGGCGCGATGAAGGCGGCCGACCGGTCCGGCGCCTCGCACGCCGTCGTCATCGGGGAGCGCGACCTGGCCGAGGGGGTCGGGCAGCTGCGCGACCTGCGCAGCGGGGAGCAGACCGCCGTCCCGGTCGAGAAGCTGTTCGAGCGGCTCCGTGACACGGTGGGGCGGTGA
- a CDS encoding RelA/SpoT family protein — MAPDVAANAAPARPPAPAKAEPGKPEVDAPAVPEAGATPAAQRAPLPDRPGIRRPDDVDAEPRADSDVPRRRVRDRLARRIVAGQRSGLVRPVLEPLAALHRQSHPKADLALLQRAYDVAEAAHASQKRKSGDPYITHPLAVATILAGLGMDTTTLVAALLHDTVEDTGATLESITADFGPEVAHLVDGVTKIDKVKFGDAGAQAETIRKMIVAMARDPRVLVIKLADRLHNMRTLRFLPPEKQEKKARETLEILAPLAHRLGMNTIKWELEDLAFATLYPKRYDEIVRLVAERAPSRDTYLAEVTSAVTEQLKAAKIEAVVTGRPKHYYSIYQKMIVRGRDFTDIWDLVGIRILVDSVRDCYAALGIMHAHWQPVPGRFKDFVAMPKFNMYQSLHTTVIGPQGKPVELQIRTHDMHRTAEYGIAAHWKYKEKARAGGKPGVGELGGPKPGTADDMLWLRQLLDWQREAQEPGEFLETLRYDLGPQEVFVFTPKGDVISLPGGSTPVDFAYAVHTEVGHRTIGARVNGALVSLESKLSNGDVVEIFTSKSPTAGPSQDWLSFVGSSRARTKIRQWFTKERREDAVEAGKEALTRAMRKAGLPLQRLLGGEALSTLAKDLHFADVTALYAAVGENQVSAASIVEKLMAALGGTEGAVEDIAETAIPTRRPSPRRSAGGEPGVVVHGMTDVWAKLAKCCTPVPGDDILGFVTRGGGVSVHRTDCTNAEDLKRKPERLVEVEWGSAPGSMFLVSIQVEALDRHRLLSDVTKALADERVNILSASVQTSRDRVAISRFTFELADPAHLGAVLQTVRNVEGVFDVERVTA; from the coding sequence GTGGCCCCCGACGTAGCCGCAAACGCGGCTCCCGCACGGCCACCCGCGCCCGCGAAGGCGGAGCCAGGGAAGCCGGAGGTCGACGCCCCGGCTGTACCCGAGGCCGGTGCGACGCCGGCCGCCCAGCGAGCCCCGCTGCCCGACCGTCCCGGGATCCGCCGTCCGGACGACGTCGACGCCGAGCCGCGCGCCGACAGCGACGTCCCGCGCCGGCGCGTGCGCGACCGGCTGGCCCGCCGCATCGTCGCCGGCCAGCGCAGCGGCCTGGTCCGCCCCGTGCTCGAGCCGCTGGCCGCGCTGCACCGGCAGAGCCATCCCAAGGCCGATCTGGCGCTGCTGCAGCGGGCCTACGACGTCGCCGAGGCGGCGCACGCCTCCCAGAAGCGCAAGAGCGGCGACCCCTACATCACGCACCCGCTCGCGGTCGCGACCATCCTCGCCGGCCTCGGCATGGACACCACGACGCTGGTCGCCGCCCTGCTGCACGACACCGTCGAGGACACCGGCGCCACGCTGGAGTCGATCACCGCCGACTTCGGGCCCGAGGTGGCGCACCTCGTCGACGGCGTCACGAAGATCGACAAGGTCAAGTTCGGCGACGCCGGCGCGCAGGCCGAGACGATCCGCAAGATGATCGTCGCGATGGCCCGCGACCCGCGCGTGCTGGTCATCAAGCTGGCCGACCGGCTGCACAACATGCGCACGCTGCGCTTCCTCCCGCCGGAGAAGCAGGAGAAGAAGGCGCGCGAGACGCTGGAGATCCTCGCCCCGCTGGCCCACCGGCTGGGCATGAACACGATCAAGTGGGAGCTCGAGGACCTCGCCTTCGCGACGCTGTACCCCAAGCGCTACGACGAGATCGTGCGGCTGGTCGCCGAGCGGGCGCCGTCCCGCGACACCTACCTGGCCGAGGTGACCAGCGCGGTCACCGAGCAGCTCAAAGCGGCCAAGATCGAGGCGGTCGTCACCGGCCGGCCCAAGCACTACTACTCGATCTACCAGAAGATGATCGTCCGCGGCCGCGACTTCACCGACATCTGGGACCTGGTGGGCATCCGGATCCTGGTCGACTCGGTGCGCGACTGCTACGCGGCGCTGGGCATCATGCACGCCCACTGGCAGCCGGTGCCGGGGCGGTTCAAGGACTTCGTCGCGATGCCGAAGTTCAACATGTACCAGTCGCTGCACACGACGGTGATCGGCCCGCAGGGCAAGCCCGTCGAGCTGCAGATCCGCACGCACGACATGCACCGCACCGCCGAGTACGGCATCGCCGCGCACTGGAAGTACAAGGAGAAGGCGCGGGCCGGCGGCAAGCCCGGCGTCGGTGAGCTCGGCGGCCCGAAGCCCGGCACGGCCGACGACATGCTGTGGCTGCGCCAGCTGCTGGACTGGCAGCGCGAGGCGCAGGAGCCCGGCGAGTTCCTCGAGACGCTGCGCTACGACCTCGGTCCGCAGGAGGTCTTCGTCTTCACGCCGAAGGGCGACGTCATCAGCCTGCCCGGCGGCTCGACGCCGGTCGACTTCGCCTACGCGGTGCACACCGAGGTCGGCCACCGCACCATCGGCGCGCGGGTCAACGGCGCGCTGGTGTCGCTGGAGAGCAAGCTGTCCAACGGCGACGTGGTCGAGATCTTCACCTCGAAGTCGCCGACGGCCGGCCCCTCGCAGGACTGGCTGTCGTTCGTCGGCTCGTCCCGCGCGCGCACCAAGATCCGGCAGTGGTTCACCAAGGAGCGGCGCGAGGACGCCGTCGAGGCCGGCAAGGAGGCGCTGACCCGGGCGATGCGCAAGGCGGGCCTGCCGCTGCAGCGCCTGCTCGGCGGCGAGGCGCTGTCGACCCTGGCCAAGGACCTGCATTTCGCCGACGTCACCGCGCTCTACGCAGCGGTCGGGGAGAACCAGGTCTCGGCGGCGTCGATCGTCGAGAAGCTGATGGCCGCGCTCGGCGGTACCGAGGGTGCCGTCGAGGACATCGCCGAGACCGCGATCCCGACCCGGCGGCCCTCGCCGCGCCGCTCGGCCGGCGGTGAGCCCGGCGTCGTCGTGCACGGCATGACCGACGTCTGGGCCAAGCTCGCCAAGTGCTGCACGCCGGTGCCCGGCGACGACATCCTCGGGTTCGTCACCCGCGGCGGCGGGGTCAGCGTGCACCGGACCGACTGCACCAACGCCGAGGACCTCAAGCGCAAGCCCGAGCGGCTGGTCGAGGTCGAGTGGGGCAGCGCGCCCGGGTCGATGTTCCTCGTCTCGATCCAGGTCGAGGCCCTCGACCGGCACCGGCTGCTCTCCGACGTCACCAAGGCGCTGGCCGACGAGCGGGTCAACATCCTCTCGGCGTCGGTGCAGACCAGCCGCGACCGGGTGGCGATCAGCCGGTTCACCTTCGAGCTGGCCGACCCCGCGCACCTCGGCGCGGTGCTGCAGACCGTCCGCAACGTCGAGGGCGTCTTCGACGTCGAGCGCGTCACCGCGTGA
- a CDS encoding MBL fold metallo-hydrolase → MLIRSFPAGAFGTNCYAVAPGAGQECVVVDPGMDAVEPLAQMLAGDGLKPVAVVLTHGHLDHTFSVLPVCDGYDIPAYLHPADNGMLADPVRWHGPALAPLISGVRLPDPSEVRPLDDGAVLDLAGVRLTVRHAPGHTQGSVVFTLDLDDAPGVLAGDVLFAGSVGRVDLPGGSWPDMLRSLRDVVLPLDDATVVLPGHGPATTIGRERASNPYLAEAASAPTGRGL, encoded by the coding sequence GTGCTCATCCGCTCGTTCCCCGCCGGCGCGTTCGGCACCAACTGCTACGCCGTCGCTCCCGGGGCGGGGCAGGAGTGCGTCGTCGTCGACCCGGGCATGGACGCCGTCGAGCCGCTCGCGCAGATGCTGGCCGGCGACGGCCTGAAGCCCGTCGCCGTCGTCCTCACCCACGGCCACCTCGACCACACCTTCTCGGTGCTGCCGGTCTGCGACGGCTACGACATCCCCGCCTACCTGCACCCGGCCGACAACGGGATGCTCGCCGACCCGGTGCGCTGGCACGGGCCCGCGCTGGCCCCGCTGATCAGCGGGGTGCGGCTGCCCGACCCGTCCGAGGTCAGGCCCCTGGACGACGGCGCGGTGCTCGACCTGGCCGGCGTCCGGCTCACGGTGCGGCACGCGCCGGGGCACACCCAGGGCTCGGTGGTCTTCACCCTGGACCTGGACGACGCACCCGGTGTCCTCGCCGGTGACGTGCTGTTCGCCGGCTCGGTGGGCCGGGTCGACCTGCCCGGCGGGTCGTGGCCGGACATGCTCCGCTCGCTGCGCGACGTCGTCCTGCCCCTGGACGACGCCACCGTCGTGCTGCCCGGGCACGGGCCGGCGACGACGATCGGCCGCGAGCGGGCGAGCAACCCCTACCTCGCCGAGGCCGCCAGCGCACCGACGGGACGGGGCCTGTGA